The Tenacibaculum jejuense genome includes a window with the following:
- a CDS encoding Ig-like domain-containing protein encodes MERIPGTQVICPAKFEDMHSRMGMKQASAKQRSIIQRNATAEIIVTYGPGAQANPEARAAFDFALAIWSEEIVSSVPIRISAEFANLGPGVLASAGPTTLVRNFPGAPQQDVFYPIALANSLAGEDLAPDTEFDLVVNLGNGIPWYFGTDGNTPAGLFDFVSVALHEAGHGLGFIDGGNVSGGVGNINNGGDPFVFDTFVVDGNNNSVLDLPNPSIDLGVFYTSGDVFVNGNFAVAANNGTNPELFAPNPFQGGSSIAHWDEATFPAGDSNSLMTPQIGSAESNFDIGDITRGFFRDMGWVLAEQAPITIVPNQISDVLNVDETINEEISITNTSENPVNITINPSSNALLINSISNSNFTIPAGETTTFTVELSTVDVNKGIYEESIEILIEGFEEAVNIPVNIRVIDGTEAPVLVINPTSFSETLQKLQVVTRDLVIQNTGDDTLTYNITVNDSLLNTVNTRTAKTNDFIIKNGFKTATRATNFNPLQNPIIKLLSIDNTFNRLATNLFAADFENYTIGDLNGQFGWQTSPNTWEVTTENPATGANAIQLQGDGSATRALAFTPSIAAGSEPFMIASADINIQGSGVTWEFIPQSNTAELVNTRVRFNPDNTIDIFDSDIGDFTRIDRTTPSGYFNIRIVIDRDDAALTIFFDDELIYSGRAAANQIEQIVLLSEMETATSTMNVDNIEIIDGDANAFFLSVSPTSGSVNFGSETTLDVKFDTRALEAGEYSATINISSNDPRNAKIDIPVALTVLSPPTITVNPDSLSTAINVQTDNPATKTEIFTITNTGQANLDFTSVIGNISFTPPSNSNTILGSLDLSKYGVSNNVNHELKRASTSGNNLSSLKKKALKNSAPIIDSIAYDAGINFPDDFVGFNNGTALTTAVKFDVDRNFTLTAIRNGYRTELSADPIILEIYQGGTTPNDGTLLLSQTITKTSADGVFDIETLNQAFSFSNGDSFWVVHKYPQDINFPQGVNDGAPVRPNTYFISDDGGATFSTVDFVFLTRALNTQTNNSITLNPSEGSIAPGASVDVSVTFDATDLSNGNYASDILISSNDPVNPTTTVTTSLDVSGQTSFIELSDEFILFNNVFIGNDSERIITLSNSGLSQINVSSISSDNVAFSVTPSSTTIAAGESIDITVKFTPNITGNINGIITVDSDASNASSLQIIVNGVGVEPPIAVLDPANVSETVDSGNTVDTQIALKNEGKAPLFFSFPDLAVAAALAKPDVKLNDTKILNFSNFSNQKGAKDDRIGSKVLYSLGTDNGFGYSWIDSDENGGPIYNFVDISGTGTEITADLGGDGSLGIPLQFPFEFYGNTYTNATVNANGFISFDESSTLTFVNSQIPVDNGVNNMIAGLWDDLEPQNFNGTVHYQTIDDAFIVQWTNASVFLGSENETVTFQIVLHSDGNIDVFYEDVETASFLNSATVGIENADGTDGAQVVFNSDYIKNRLALRFVKPDVALTPFISNVTPISGVVPAGGSRNLTVTSDATNLNDGVYFDELVVSSNSPDTSTSTSLIELTVKGFPRIEVPRDSITFEPIFVGLESSTTFLIENTGSKTLEYNLSNQNSDFTVTATNTSIIPGASQSITVNFTPTSVGSITDNLLITSNDAFGNQSITIPLSGIGVDPPVINVTPEEFNLTLKREKTTTEIITIENTGGSTLNYSLVKTPFSTNLTNNTRTVGYSKIEYEEQIITKEQTDNRIGPKFLNASGGPGTFGYIWTDNNSGGPAYNFIDISSTGTLANVGADGDETVNLPFTFNFFGEDQNNVIIAANGFLSFSPITASFGAFLNQQIPSTENPNFLIAGLWDDLEPQDGDGVFYQAFEDYFIVQYENVPGFGSSPIKTPVTFQIILFKDGSIKMQYKNVDSEISTSSTVGLEGPNGESGLQVIFNTEFLTNELAITFTPPIMGSVAPGASIEVPVAFSAEGLEANTTYNSNIIISSNDPANSEVTVPVTLNVLDSPEIVSFMLIDATTNTEVGIINDGDIIDLNDYNGFNNFSIIANQGTLDIASVVFDFNEETAFNTENRAPFSLKGDFNGTNFRGVAFNLGTNTVSATPFEEKNGDGDSGIPLTINFEIIDSNPPTVTDFILINATNNSIIGPLNEGDTIDLADFRRNNFSVVANTSGSRVESVIFDFNDRTNFNTESNVPYSLNGDLTFRRTNYFGVPFSIGTQTITATPYRNNNGQGDNGTPVTITFEVIDSDAPLVTSFTLIDAVTNQLLGPLNEGDTINIANFGANRFSVLANTEGADTRSVVFEFNNRNRFNVENFAPYSLKGDFAGNFNGIKFPIGTNTITATPYKRIFGKGKPGSGISVTFTVINDNSSTDQMVNGQISPNPVRDIATVTLKENNNFKDIANMNLKVSIHTLSGFTMKQPVLFSLNEQQKGQVNVGSLPTGIYILRVTDTNDQIISRIKLIKK; translated from the coding sequence ATGGAACGAATACCTGGCACACAGGTCATTTGTCCTGCAAAATTTGAAGATATGCATTCTAGAATGGGAATGAAGCAAGCTTCAGCAAAACAAAGATCTATTATTCAAAGAAATGCAACTGCAGAAATTATTGTGACCTACGGACCAGGTGCTCAGGCTAATCCAGAAGCTAGAGCAGCTTTCGATTTTGCTTTAGCTATTTGGTCTGAAGAAATAGTTTCTTCTGTTCCTATCCGTATCTCTGCTGAATTTGCAAACTTAGGTCCAGGAGTACTTGCTTCAGCAGGACCTACAACATTAGTTCGTAATTTCCCGGGAGCACCTCAACAAGATGTTTTTTACCCTATAGCATTAGCAAATTCTCTAGCTGGAGAAGATTTAGCTCCAGATACTGAGTTTGATTTGGTTGTAAATTTAGGAAATGGAATTCCTTGGTATTTCGGTACTGATGGAAATACACCAGCAGGTTTATTCGACTTTGTATCCGTTGCTCTTCACGAAGCCGGACATGGTTTAGGTTTTATTGATGGCGGTAATGTTTCTGGAGGTGTCGGAAATATTAATAATGGAGGTGATCCTTTTGTTTTTGACACATTTGTTGTTGATGGAAATAACAACTCAGTATTAGATTTACCTAATCCTTCTATAGATCTTGGAGTTTTTTATACTAGTGGAGATGTTTTTGTTAATGGAAATTTTGCTGTTGCTGCAAATAATGGAACTAATCCTGAATTATTTGCTCCAAATCCTTTTCAAGGAGGATCAAGTATAGCACATTGGGATGAAGCTACTTTTCCTGCAGGTGATTCTAATTCACTAATGACTCCACAAATTGGTAGTGCTGAATCTAATTTTGATATTGGAGATATTACTCGTGGATTCTTCAGAGACATGGGATGGGTTTTAGCAGAACAAGCTCCGATTACTATTGTTCCAAATCAAATTAGTGACGTACTTAATGTAGATGAAACTATAAATGAAGAAATAAGTATAACTAACACTTCAGAAAATCCAGTTAATATTACTATAAATCCTAGTTCAAATGCACTTTTAATAAACTCTATTAGCAATTCTAATTTTACCATACCTGCTGGTGAAACAACAACTTTTACAGTAGAACTTAGTACAGTTGATGTTAATAAAGGAATTTATGAAGAAAGTATTGAAATCTTAATAGAAGGTTTTGAAGAAGCTGTTAATATTCCTGTAAACATTAGAGTAATAGATGGTACTGAAGCGCCTGTACTAGTTATAAATCCAACATCATTCAGTGAAACATTACAAAAATTACAAGTCGTAACAAGAGATTTAGTGATTCAAAATACGGGTGACGATACATTAACGTATAATATTACTGTAAATGATAGTCTTTTAAACACGGTAAACACAAGAACTGCAAAAACTAATGATTTCATTATTAAAAATGGATTTAAAACAGCAACTAGAGCAACAAATTTTAATCCTCTTCAAAACCCTATCATAAAATTATTATCAATAGACAATACCTTTAATCGTTTAGCTACAAATTTATTTGCTGCTGACTTTGAAAATTATACTATTGGTGATTTAAATGGTCAGTTTGGTTGGCAAACTTCTCCAAACACGTGGGAAGTAACTACTGAAAATCCTGCTACAGGTGCCAATGCTATTCAATTACAGGGTGATGGTTCTGCAACTAGAGCTTTAGCTTTTACTCCTTCGATTGCCGCAGGTTCTGAACCTTTTATGATTGCTTCAGCAGACATTAATATTCAAGGTAGTGGTGTTACATGGGAATTTATTCCGCAGTCTAACACAGCTGAATTAGTAAATACTAGAGTACGTTTTAATCCAGATAACACTATTGATATTTTTGATTCAGATATTGGTGATTTTACACGAATTGATAGAACAACACCAAGTGGATATTTTAACATTCGAATTGTAATTGACAGAGATGATGCCGCATTAACTATTTTCTTTGATGACGAATTAATTTATAGTGGAAGAGCTGCTGCAAATCAGATTGAACAAATTGTTTTATTATCTGAAATGGAAACTGCAACATCTACTATGAATGTTGATAATATTGAAATTATTGATGGTGATGCAAATGCTTTCTTCTTATCTGTTTCTCCAACAAGTGGTTCTGTTAATTTTGGCTCTGAAACCACTCTGGATGTAAAGTTTGACACTAGAGCCTTAGAAGCTGGAGAATATAGCGCCACTATTAATATTTCTAGCAATGATCCTAGAAATGCAAAAATTGATATTCCTGTAGCATTAACAGTACTCTCTCCTCCTACTATTACAGTAAATCCTGATAGTTTATCAACTGCTATTAATGTTCAAACAGATAATCCTGCTACAAAAACAGAGATTTTTACAATTACAAATACAGGACAAGCAAATTTAGATTTTACTTCTGTTATTGGTAATATTTCATTTACTCCTCCATCAAATTCTAATACAATACTAGGTTCCCTAGACTTATCGAAATATGGAGTTTCTAACAATGTAAACCATGAATTAAAAAGAGCTTCTACGTCTGGAAATAACTTATCTTCTTTAAAAAAGAAAGCTTTAAAAAATAGTGCTCCTATAATAGATTCTATAGCTTATGATGCAGGAATTAATTTCCCTGACGATTTTGTAGGGTTTAATAATGGAACTGCATTAACTACGGCTGTTAAATTTGATGTTGATCGAAATTTCACATTAACTGCAATTCGTAACGGATATAGAACTGAACTTTCTGCAGATCCAATAATTCTTGAAATTTACCAAGGAGGAACAACTCCAAATGACGGAACATTATTGCTTTCTCAAACTATTACAAAAACTAGTGCAGATGGAGTTTTTGATATCGAAACACTGAATCAAGCTTTTAGTTTTTCTAATGGTGATTCATTCTGGGTTGTTCATAAATATCCTCAAGATATTAATTTCCCACAAGGTGTAAATGATGGCGCTCCTGTAAGACCAAATACTTATTTTATAAGTGATGATGGTGGTGCTACTTTTTCTACTGTCGATTTTGTTTTCTTAACAAGAGCTTTAAATACACAAACAAATAATAGTATAACTTTAAATCCTTCTGAAGGATCAATTGCTCCTGGAGCTTCTGTTGATGTTTCTGTTACTTTTGATGCTACTGATTTATCAAATGGTAATTATGCATCAGATATTTTAATTTCAAGTAATGATCCTGTAAATCCAACAACAACTGTTACTACTAGTTTAGATGTATCTGGTCAAACTTCTTTTATTGAATTATCAGATGAATTCATTTTATTTAATAATGTATTTATTGGAAATGATTCTGAAAGAATAATTACACTTAGTAATTCTGGACTTTCACAAATAAACGTTTCATCAATTTCATCCGATAATGTTGCTTTTTCTGTAACACCTAGCAGTACAACTATTGCCGCAGGAGAAAGTATCGATATTACTGTAAAATTCACTCCTAATATCACTGGGAATATTAATGGAATAATTACAGTAGATAGTGATGCCTCAAATGCTAGTTCTTTACAAATTATCGTTAATGGAGTTGGTGTAGAACCTCCAATTGCCGTTTTAGATCCTGCTAACGTTTCAGAAACTGTAGATTCAGGAAATACAGTAGACACGCAAATTGCTTTAAAAAATGAAGGTAAAGCACCTTTATTCTTCTCTTTTCCTGATCTTGCTGTAGCTGCTGCTTTAGCAAAACCTGACGTAAAATTAAACGATACTAAAATTTTAAACTTTAGCAACTTTAGTAATCAAAAAGGAGCTAAAGATGATAGAATTGGATCCAAAGTTTTATATAGTCTTGGTACTGACAATGGTTTTGGATATAGCTGGATTGACAGTGATGAAAATGGTGGACCTATTTATAATTTTGTTGATATATCTGGAACTGGAACAGAAATTACTGCCGATTTAGGTGGAGATGGAAGTTTAGGTATTCCTTTACAGTTTCCTTTTGAATTCTATGGTAATACTTACACTAACGCAACTGTAAACGCAAATGGTTTTATCTCTTTTGATGAATCTTCAACACTTACATTCGTTAATAGTCAAATTCCAGTAGATAATGGTGTAAATAATATGATCGCTGGTTTATGGGATGATTTAGAACCTCAAAACTTTAATGGAACTGTTCATTATCAAACTATAGATGATGCATTTATTGTACAATGGACAAATGCTTCTGTATTTTTAGGTTCAGAAAATGAAACCGTTACTTTCCAAATTGTTTTACATTCAGACGGGAATATCGATGTTTTTTATGAAGATGTAGAAACTGCTTCTTTCTTAAATTCTGCGACTGTTGGTATAGAAAATGCAGACGGAACAGACGGCGCACAAGTTGTGTTCAATTCAGATTATATTAAAAATAGATTGGCATTACGTTTTGTTAAACCAGACGTAGCTTTAACTCCATTTATTTCAAATGTGACTCCGATTTCTGGTGTTGTACCTGCTGGTGGCTCTAGAAATCTTACCGTAACTTCAGATGCTACCAATTTAAATGATGGTGTTTATTTTGATGAACTAGTGGTATCTAGTAATTCTCCTGATACTTCCACTAGTACTTCTCTTATAGAATTAACCGTTAAAGGTTTCCCGAGAATTGAAGTGCCTAGAGATTCAATTACTTTTGAACCTATTTTTGTTGGTTTAGAAAGTAGTACAACCTTCTTAATTGAAAATACAGGAAGTAAAACTTTAGAATACAATTTAAGCAATCAAAATTCAGATTTTACTGTAACTGCAACCAATACTTCAATTATACCAGGCGCTAGTCAATCTATTACGGTAAACTTCACTCCTACTTCAGTCGGTAGCATAACAGATAATCTTTTAATTACAAGTAATGATGCTTTTGGTAATCAATCTATAACAATTCCTTTATCAGGTATTGGTGTTGATCCTCCTGTTATCAATGTTACACCAGAAGAATTTAATTTAACATTAAAAAGAGAAAAAACGACTACAGAAATTATTACAATAGAAAATACTGGAGGAAGTACATTAAATTATTCATTGGTAAAAACTCCATTTTCTACTAATCTTACCAACAATACACGAACTGTAGGATATAGTAAAATTGAATATGAAGAACAGATCATTACAAAAGAACAAACTGATAACAGAATTGGCCCTAAATTTTTAAATGCTAGTGGCGGTCCTGGAACGTTTGGTTATATATGGACTGATAATAATAGCGGTGGACCTGCTTATAACTTTATAGATATTAGTAGTACAGGAACTCTCGCTAATGTTGGTGCAGATGGTGATGAAACAGTTAATTTACCTTTTACATTCAACTTCTTTGGTGAAGATCAAAATAATGTAATTATTGCTGCAAACGGGTTTTTAAGTTTTAGTCCTATTACGGCTAGTTTTGGTGCATTTTTAAATCAACAAATACCTTCTACAGAAAACCCTAATTTCTTAATTGCTGGTTTATGGGATGATTTAGAACCTCAAGATGGTGACGGTGTTTTTTATCAGGCTTTTGAAGATTATTTTATTGTTCAGTATGAAAATGTTCCTGGATTTGGTTCATCGCCAATAAAAACTCCTGTTACTTTTCAAATTATATTATTTAAAGATGGATCTATTAAAATGCAATATAAAAATGTTGATTCTGAAATTAGTACGAGTTCAACAGTTGGTTTAGAAGGTCCGAACGGAGAAAGTGGATTACAGGTAATTTTTAATACCGAATTTTTAACTAATGAATTAGCTATTACATTTACTCCTCCAATAATGGGTAGTGTAGCACCTGGAGCTTCTATTGAAGTACCTGTAGCCTTTTCTGCTGAAGGATTAGAAGCAAACACAACTTATAATTCGAATATAATCATTAGCAGTAACGATCCTGCAAATTCAGAAGTAACTGTTCCAGTAACATTAAATGTTCTTGACTCTCCTGAAATTGTAAGTTTTATGCTTATAGACGCAACGACTAACACAGAAGTTGGAATTATAAATGATGGTGATATCATCGATCTTAACGATTATAATGGTTTCAATAATTTCAGTATTATCGCTAATCAAGGAACATTAGATATCGCAAGTGTTGTATTTGATTTTAACGAAGAAACTGCATTCAATACTGAAAACAGAGCTCCTTTTTCTTTAAAGGGTGATTTTAACGGAACAAATTTTAGAGGCGTCGCTTTTAATTTAGGAACGAATACTGTATCTGCTACACCATTTGAAGAAAAAAACGGTGATGGAGATTCTGGAATTCCACTTACAATTAATTTTGAAATAATAGATTCTAATCCTCCAACGGTTACAGATTTCATATTAATAAACGCAACTAACAATTCTATTATTGGTCCTTTAAATGAAGGTGACACTATTGATCTTGCTGATTTTAGAAGGAATAATTTTTCAGTAGTTGCAAATACTTCTGGCTCTAGAGTTGAAAGTGTTATTTTCGATTTCAACGATCGTACTAATTTTAATACAGAAAGCAATGTTCCATATTCATTAAATGGAGATCTTACTTTCAGAAGAACAAATTATTTCGGAGTACCATTTAGTATAGGAACTCAAACTATTACAGCTACACCATACCGAAACAATAATGGACAAGGTGATAATGGAACTCCTGTGACAATAACTTTTGAAGTTATTGATAGTGACGCACCTTTAGTTACTAGTTTCACATTAATAGATGCGGTTACCAATCAATTATTAGGTCCTTTAAATGAAGGTGATACTATTAATATTGCAAACTTTGGTGCTAATCGTTTCTCTGTTTTAGCAAATACTGAAGGAGCTGATACTAGAAGTGTAGTATTTGAATTTAACAACCGTAACAGGTTTAATGTAGAAAATTTTGCTCCTTATAGTTTAAAAGGAGATTTTGCTGGAAATTTTAACGGTATAAAATTCCCTATTGGAACAAATACAATCACTGCAACTCCTTATAAGAGAATATTTGGTAAAGGAAAACCAGGATCTGGTATTTCAGTTACTTTTACTGTTATTAACGACAATTCATCTACTGATCAAATGGTTAATGGTCAAATTTCTCCTAATCCAGTTAGAGATATTGCTACTGTTACTTTAAAAGAGAATAACAATTTTAAAGATATTGCCAATATGAATTTAAAAGTTTCTATTCATACATTATCAGGATTTACCATGAAACAACCTGTTCTTTTCTCTTTAAATGAACAACAAAAAGGTCAAGTTAATGTAGGAAGTTTACCTACTGGAATTTATATTTTAAGAGTTACAGATACAAATGATCAAATCATTTCAAGAATCAAATTGATTAAGAAATAA
- a CDS encoding alginate export family protein, with protein MRSKLLLLGILFTTFNQYVNAQFTLDGEFRPRIEFRNGFGTLIAENSDPGLGIATRARLNAGYKTDAYKFYLSLQDVFVWGENRQILPNDFNNSFAIFQAWAEIRLGGGFSTKLGRQVLSYDDQRILGGLDWAQQGRNHDAGLLKYKKGTFSADLALAFNQDNPTPGGFQSEGTAFTTTGFFTYKTMQMLHVHKSWTDFSGSFLFMNNGFQKGTTVAGVFQPEEGNNNLQTFGTHLKYKKNKFSIAANAYLQTGERQGDIEVSGAYLVGLDVNYKASPKIGVGAGLEIISGRTDDTAAFFPLYGTNHKFNGLMDYFYVGNHANSIGLFDIHASANFKLDDKANLMVKVLNFRGEQELASGEKSLGTEVDLVYKRKFKGFTVVAGYSHMFESDGMYELKGIAEADVAGTQNWAWAMLVLKPKFLNGTK; from the coding sequence ATGAGAAGCAAACTACTACTATTAGGTATATTATTTACAACTTTTAATCAATACGTAAACGCACAGTTTACCCTAGATGGAGAATTTAGACCACGTATCGAATTTCGTAATGGATTTGGAACATTAATTGCTGAAAATTCAGATCCTGGCTTAGGAATAGCCACAAGAGCTAGACTTAATGCAGGGTACAAAACAGATGCCTACAAGTTTTACCTAAGTTTACAAGATGTATTTGTTTGGGGAGAAAATAGACAGATTTTACCTAATGATTTTAATAATTCATTCGCTATTTTTCAAGCATGGGCTGAAATTAGACTTGGAGGAGGTTTCTCAACGAAGCTTGGTAGACAAGTGTTATCTTATGATGATCAAAGAATCTTGGGTGGTTTAGATTGGGCACAACAAGGACGTAATCACGATGCAGGTTTATTAAAGTATAAAAAAGGAACTTTTAGCGCAGATTTAGCTTTAGCATTCAATCAAGATAATCCAACACCTGGAGGATTTCAATCGGAAGGAACAGCATTTACTACTACAGGTTTTTTTACTTACAAAACTATGCAAATGTTACATGTTCATAAATCTTGGACAGATTTTTCAGGGAGCTTTTTATTCATGAATAACGGATTTCAAAAAGGAACTACAGTAGCTGGTGTTTTTCAACCTGAAGAAGGTAATAATAATCTACAAACTTTTGGAACTCACTTAAAATACAAGAAAAATAAATTTAGCATAGCTGCAAATGCGTATTTACAAACAGGAGAAAGACAAGGAGACATTGAAGTTAGTGGTGCTTATTTAGTAGGTTTAGATGTAAATTATAAAGCTTCTCCAAAGATAGGAGTAGGAGCTGGATTAGAAATAATTAGTGGAAGAACAGATGATACTGCTGCATTTTTCCCATTATATGGAACAAATCATAAGTTCAACGGGTTAATGGATTATTTCTATGTAGGAAATCATGCGAACTCTATCGGTTTATTTGATATACATGCTAGCGCTAATTTTAAATTAGATGATAAGGCAAATCTTATGGTTAAGGTTTTAAATTTCAGAGGAGAACAAGAATTAGCAAGCGGAGAAAAATCTTTAGGAACTGAAGTAGATTTAGTATACAAAAGAAAATTTAAAGGTTTTACAGTTGTAGCTGGATATTCTCATATGTTTGAAAGTGATGGAATGTATGAATTAAAAGGGATAGCTGAAGCTGATGTGGCAGGTACTCAAAATTGGGCTTGGGCTATGCTAGTTTTAAAACCTAAGTTTTTAAATGGAACAAAATAG
- a CDS encoding M12 family metallopeptidase, whose amino-acid sequence MKNFKLPLVALAASMLIFSCQNEETNDLNEIIPPESATISPEEAFPALSGDVKEMYYGSSKVNVEKVNDVYVMDGDILFDANQLTETPTEAGEPSSAETLGKSVGRTGGRWRNNTVYYSVQSSLANKRRVTDAIAHWERNTALRFVQRTNQSDYIYFRTGSGCSSFVGRRGGRQDINLATGCTTGNTIHEIGHAVGLWHEQSRKDRDTYVNINFENIVDGRSFNFQTYVQQGNDGNEYTSTLDFGSIMMYGPTFFSKNGKPTIEKKDGSSYSIQRNGLSAGDIQGINRMYPPSNASDKCNGVSAYVRGRRYSIGSRVTFQGSLYERVSGGWNNLGQCGS is encoded by the coding sequence ATGAAAAACTTCAAACTCCCATTAGTAGCTTTAGCTGCTTCGATGTTAATTTTTTCTTGTCAAAACGAGGAAACAAATGATTTAAATGAAATTATTCCACCAGAGAGTGCAACAATTAGTCCAGAAGAGGCTTTTCCGGCACTTAGCGGTGATGTTAAAGAAATGTACTACGGAAGTAGTAAGGTAAATGTAGAGAAAGTTAATGATGTATATGTAATGGATGGAGACATTCTTTTTGATGCAAATCAATTAACAGAAACACCAACTGAAGCAGGTGAGCCTTCTTCTGCAGAAACTTTAGGAAAATCTGTTGGTAGAACTGGTGGTAGATGGAGAAATAATACTGTATACTATTCAGTACAATCATCTTTAGCAAATAAAAGACGTGTAACTGACGCAATTGCGCATTGGGAAAGAAACACAGCTTTAAGATTTGTACAAAGAACAAATCAGTCAGATTATATTTATTTCAGAACTGGTTCAGGATGTTCTTCTTTCGTAGGTAGAAGAGGAGGTCGTCAAGATATTAATTTAGCTACAGGTTGTACTACAGGTAACACTATTCATGAAATTGGACATGCAGTAGGTTTATGGCATGAGCAAAGTAGAAAAGATAGAGACACTTATGTGAATATTAATTTCGAAAATATTGTTGATGGTCGTTCATTTAACTTTCAAACGTATGTTCAACAAGGTAATGATGGAAATGAGTACACTTCTACTTTAGACTTTGGATCTATCATGATGTACGGACCAACATTTTTCTCTAAGAATGGTAAACCAACTATCGAAAAGAAAGATGGATCATCATATTCTATTCAAAGAAATGGATTATCTGCTGGAGATATTCAAGGAATAAATAGAATGTACCCTCCTTCAAATGCTAGTGATAAATGTAATGGAGTATCTGCATACGTTAGAGGAAGAAGATATTCTATAGGATCAAGAGTAACATTCCAAGGATCTTTATATGAAAGAGTATCTGGTGGATGGAATAACTTAGGTCAGTGTGGATCTTAG
- a CDS encoding response regulator, whose amino-acid sequence MEIINVVLVDDHVLVRDGIRALLEDQNDIKVINEASNGKDALQIIESITTPIVLIVDIRMPEMTGIELVTILKEKHTEKDIKTLVLSMHDSEEYVVQSIQAGADGYLLKGSSKEEFLKALHKIASGDKYFTGDVSDIIMNNFVNGKTTQKTNTTSKKSENPFKLTKRETQILQLVLQLKNNKDIGEELKISKRTVEVHRFNLMKKLNVKNIMELNQKANEYNLI is encoded by the coding sequence ATGGAAATTATTAATGTTGTTTTAGTAGACGATCATGTTTTAGTTCGAGACGGAATTAGAGCATTGTTAGAAGATCAAAATGATATTAAAGTAATAAACGAAGCTTCTAACGGAAAAGATGCTTTACAGATTATAGAAAGTATTACTACTCCTATTGTTTTAATTGTTGACATTCGTATGCCTGAAATGACAGGAATAGAGTTAGTAACTATTTTAAAAGAAAAACACACTGAAAAAGATATCAAAACGTTGGTTCTCTCCATGCACGATTCAGAAGAGTACGTTGTACAATCTATCCAAGCAGGAGCAGATGGTTATTTGTTAAAAGGTTCTAGTAAAGAAGAGTTCTTAAAAGCTTTACATAAAATTGCTTCTGGCGATAAGTATTTTACAGGTGATGTTTCAGATATTATCATGAATAATTTTGTGAATGGAAAAACAACTCAGAAAACTAATACAACTTCAAAAAAATCTGAAAATCCTTTTAAATTAACTAAAAGAGAAACACAAATACTTCAGCTAGTTCTACAGTTAAAAAACAATAAAGATATTGGAGAAGAACTTAAAATTAGTAAGAGAACCGTTGAAGTACATCGTTTTAATCTGATGAAAAAACTCAATGTGAAAAATATCATGGAGCTAAATCAGAAAGCAAATGAATACAATCTAATATAA
- a CDS encoding ABC transporter ATP-binding protein — protein sequence MSILEAEITQNTPQIETKELMLDLKNLKKVYPTPKGDYIVLEDLNLQIMKEEFVTIIGHSGCGKTTMLSMIAGLNEITGGSISVLGNPIKGPGPDRGVIFQAPSLMPWMTSLQNVLLGVNQVFPHATKKQRNDIAKYYLQKVGLEDAFYKKASELSQGMQQRVGIARAFAIKPKVLLLDEPFGMLDSLTRGELQDILIEIWNKEKITAVMITHDVDEAIFLADRVVMMTSGPKAKIGDILNINFERPRTRKTVLEHDDYYKYRKHLIDFLEH from the coding sequence ATGAGTATATTAGAAGCAGAAATAACTCAAAATACCCCCCAAATAGAAACCAAAGAGTTAATGTTGGATTTAAAAAATCTTAAAAAAGTTTATCCAACACCTAAAGGAGATTATATAGTTTTAGAAGATTTGAATCTTCAAATCATGAAAGAAGAGTTTGTAACCATTATCGGTCATTCTGGATGTGGTAAAACTACTATGCTTTCTATGATTGCAGGTTTAAATGAGATTACTGGTGGAAGCATATCAGTGTTAGGAAATCCTATTAAAGGTCCAGGACCTGATCGAGGCGTAATTTTCCAGGCTCCAAGTTTAATGCCTTGGATGACTTCATTACAAAATGTATTGTTAGGAGTAAATCAAGTATTCCCACATGCAACAAAAAAACAACGAAACGATATTGCTAAATATTATTTACAAAAAGTAGGTTTAGAAGATGCTTTTTACAAAAAGGCTAGTGAGTTATCTCAAGGAATGCAACAACGTGTTGGTATTGCGAGAGCATTTGCTATCAAACCTAAAGTGTTACTATTAGATGAACCTTTTGGAATGTTAGATTCTTTAACAAGAGGTGAGCTACAAGATATTTTGATAGAAATCTGGAATAAAGAAAAAATTACTGCGGTTATGATTACTCACGATGTAGATGAAGCTATTTTCTTAGCAGACAGAGTTGTAATGATGACTAGTGGTCCTAAAGCAAAAATTGGAGATATTTTAAACATTAACTTTGAAAGGCCAAGAACAAGAAAAACAGTATTAGAACACGACGATTATTATAAATATAGAAAACATTTAATTGATTTTTTAGAACATTAA